In Palaemon carinicauda isolate YSFRI2023 chromosome 28, ASM3689809v2, whole genome shotgun sequence, a single genomic region encodes these proteins:
- the LOC137621425 gene encoding probable pyruvate dehydrogenase E1 component subunit alpha, mitochondrial isoform X2: MLSKLVKSVLKPSQANMRLLSPFMTSSVRNITAGKTATFETRPYKLHKLDEAPSATSSCTREEALLYYKQMQVIRRLESASGNLYKEKAIRGFCHLYSGQEAICVGIKAALRPQDAVITAYRDHGWAYVMGCSVTSILAELTGRAQGMVRGKGGSMHMYTKNFYGGNGIVGAQVPVGAGVALANKYLGNGGICVALYGDGAANQGQVFEAYNIAKLMDLPSVFICENNGYGMGTSVARASASTNYYTRGDYVPGIWIDGMDLLSVKEALKYCIDYCGSGKGPLVLEVATYRYSGHSMSDPGTSYRTRDEIQEVRQTRDPIMLLKENILAAELVTPDELKKIDSEVRKEVDEGVKIAKSDKEIAIQELAADVYSEPLETVIRGTTPFDPYTHMRLSKIINPH; this comes from the exons AGGCTTTTGTCACCGTTCATGACTTCCTCGGTTCGTAACATAACCGCAGGCAAGACGGCAACCTTTGAAACCCGTCCATACAAACTCCACAAGCTCGATGAAGCACCCAGCGCCACGTCTTCGTGCACCCGGGAAGAAGCCCTGCTTTATTACAAACAAATGCAGGTGATTAGACGACTGGAGTCGGCCTCAGGAAATCTGTATAAGGAAAAG GCTATTCGTGGATTTTGTCATCTCTACAGCGGTCAAGAAGCTATTTGCGTTGGAATAAAAGCTGCTCTTAGACCACAAGATGCAGTAATCACTGCCTACAGAGACCATGGATGGGCCTATGTCATGGGCTGCTCAGTCACAA gTATATTGGCCGAACTGACTGGCAGGGCGCAAGGAATGGTACGTGGCAAGGGAGGTTCCATGCACATGTATACCAAAAACTTCTACGGAGGGAACGGTATCGTTGGAGCTCAGGTTCCGGTCGGAGCAGGCGTCGCGCTAGCTAATAAGTATTTGGGAAACGGCGGTATTTGCGTCGCCCTCTACGGAGATGGTGCAGCCAACCAG ggacaaGTTTTTGAAGCATATAACATTGCTAAGCTTATGGACCTCCCAAGCGTCTTCATTTGCGAGAACAACGGTTATGGCATGGGAACAAGCGTCGCTCGTGCTTCTGCGTCCACTAATTATTATACCCGAGGAGATTACGTTCCTGGAATTTGG ATTGACGGTATGGACTTACTTAGCGTAAAAGAAGCCCTCAAGTACTGCATCGATTACTGCGGTTCCGGGAAAGGACCCTTGGTTCTAGAAGTTGCCACATACCGTTATTCAGGTCACTCCATGTCCGATCCCGGCACGTCTTACCGTACCCGCGATGAAATCCAAGAAGTGAGGCAGACCAGAGATCCAATCATGCTTCTCAAAGAGAATATTCTCGCTGCAGAGCTTGTTACGCCCGATGAGCTAAAG AAAATCGATTCGGAGGTTCGCAAAGAAGTTGACGAAGGCGTTAAGATTGCCAAGTCCGACAAAGAAATTGCCATTCAAGAACTGGCAGCCGACGTTTATTCAGAACCTTTAGAAACGGTCATTCGCGGAACTACTCCCTTCgacccatacacacacatgcgttTAAGCAAAATAATAAACCCACATTAA
- the LOC137621425 gene encoding probable pyruvate dehydrogenase E1 component subunit alpha, mitochondrial isoform X1, producing the protein MLSKLVKSVLKPSQANMYSAWPGARRTATLMWSDFWELSMRLLSPFMTSSVRNITAGKTATFETRPYKLHKLDEAPSATSSCTREEALLYYKQMQVIRRLESASGNLYKEKAIRGFCHLYSGQEAICVGIKAALRPQDAVITAYRDHGWAYVMGCSVTSILAELTGRAQGMVRGKGGSMHMYTKNFYGGNGIVGAQVPVGAGVALANKYLGNGGICVALYGDGAANQGQVFEAYNIAKLMDLPSVFICENNGYGMGTSVARASASTNYYTRGDYVPGIWIDGMDLLSVKEALKYCIDYCGSGKGPLVLEVATYRYSGHSMSDPGTSYRTRDEIQEVRQTRDPIMLLKENILAAELVTPDELKKIDSEVRKEVDEGVKIAKSDKEIAIQELAADVYSEPLETVIRGTTPFDPYTHMRLSKIINPH; encoded by the exons AGGCTTTTGTCACCGTTCATGACTTCCTCGGTTCGTAACATAACCGCAGGCAAGACGGCAACCTTTGAAACCCGTCCATACAAACTCCACAAGCTCGATGAAGCACCCAGCGCCACGTCTTCGTGCACCCGGGAAGAAGCCCTGCTTTATTACAAACAAATGCAGGTGATTAGACGACTGGAGTCGGCCTCAGGAAATCTGTATAAGGAAAAG GCTATTCGTGGATTTTGTCATCTCTACAGCGGTCAAGAAGCTATTTGCGTTGGAATAAAAGCTGCTCTTAGACCACAAGATGCAGTAATCACTGCCTACAGAGACCATGGATGGGCCTATGTCATGGGCTGCTCAGTCACAA gTATATTGGCCGAACTGACTGGCAGGGCGCAAGGAATGGTACGTGGCAAGGGAGGTTCCATGCACATGTATACCAAAAACTTCTACGGAGGGAACGGTATCGTTGGAGCTCAGGTTCCGGTCGGAGCAGGCGTCGCGCTAGCTAATAAGTATTTGGGAAACGGCGGTATTTGCGTCGCCCTCTACGGAGATGGTGCAGCCAACCAG ggacaaGTTTTTGAAGCATATAACATTGCTAAGCTTATGGACCTCCCAAGCGTCTTCATTTGCGAGAACAACGGTTATGGCATGGGAACAAGCGTCGCTCGTGCTTCTGCGTCCACTAATTATTATACCCGAGGAGATTACGTTCCTGGAATTTGG ATTGACGGTATGGACTTACTTAGCGTAAAAGAAGCCCTCAAGTACTGCATCGATTACTGCGGTTCCGGGAAAGGACCCTTGGTTCTAGAAGTTGCCACATACCGTTATTCAGGTCACTCCATGTCCGATCCCGGCACGTCTTACCGTACCCGCGATGAAATCCAAGAAGTGAGGCAGACCAGAGATCCAATCATGCTTCTCAAAGAGAATATTCTCGCTGCAGAGCTTGTTACGCCCGATGAGCTAAAG AAAATCGATTCGGAGGTTCGCAAAGAAGTTGACGAAGGCGTTAAGATTGCCAAGTCCGACAAAGAAATTGCCATTCAAGAACTGGCAGCCGACGTTTATTCAGAACCTTTAGAAACGGTCATTCGCGGAACTACTCCCTTCgacccatacacacacatgcgttTAAGCAAAATAATAAACCCACATTAA